A part of Streptomyces sp. NBC_00557 genomic DNA contains:
- a CDS encoding ATP-binding cassette domain-containing protein produces the protein MVHVSATPVLALRGVSKRFGAVQALTDVELEVHAGEVVALVGDNGAGKSTLVKTIAGVHPIDEGVIEWDGKPVTISRPHDAQALGIATVYQDLALCDNIDVVGNLFLGRELRKWGVLDEVEMERRSRELLTTLSIRIPSVRIPIASLSGGQRQTVAIARSMLGDPKLVILDEPTAALGVEQTAQVLDLVERLRERGHAVILISHNMADVKAVADKVAVLRLGRNNGVFEVKTTSQEEIISAITGATDNAVTRRAARTSGANGEVSK, from the coding sequence ATGGTTCACGTGTCCGCTACGCCCGTGCTGGCGTTGCGCGGGGTCTCCAAGCGATTCGGTGCCGTCCAGGCGCTCACCGACGTAGAGCTTGAGGTCCACGCCGGTGAGGTGGTCGCCCTGGTGGGCGACAACGGCGCCGGAAAGTCCACGCTGGTCAAGACGATCGCCGGCGTGCACCCGATCGACGAGGGTGTCATCGAGTGGGACGGCAAGCCCGTCACCATCAGCCGGCCCCACGACGCCCAGGCACTGGGCATCGCGACGGTCTACCAGGACCTCGCGCTGTGCGACAACATCGACGTCGTCGGCAACCTGTTCCTCGGCCGTGAGCTGAGGAAGTGGGGTGTGCTGGACGAGGTCGAGATGGAGCGCCGCTCCCGCGAGCTGCTCACCACGCTGTCCATCCGCATCCCGAGCGTCCGCATCCCGATCGCCTCGCTCTCCGGCGGTCAGCGCCAGACGGTGGCCATCGCCCGCTCCATGCTCGGCGACCCCAAGCTGGTCATCCTCGACGAGCCCACCGCCGCCCTCGGCGTCGAGCAGACCGCACAGGTCCTCGACCTCGTGGAGCGCCTGCGCGAGCGCGGCCACGCCGTCATCCTCATCAGCCACAACATGGCGGACGTGAAGGCGGTGGCCGACAAGGTCGCCGTCCTGCGCCTCGGCCGCAACAACGGCGTCTTCGAGGTCAAGACGACCTCGCAGGAGGAGATCATCTCCGCCATCACCGGCGCCACCGACAACGCAGTGACCCGCCGTGCGGCCCGCACCTCCGGCGCGAACGGGGAGGTTTCCAAGTGA
- a CDS encoding sugar ABC transporter substrate-binding protein codes for MRRAAVAIAAGAMAVSLAACGSAKESKGGSSSSSSPKKGDNIKVGLLLPENKTARYEKFDRPLIEKKIKELTNGKATIQYNNARQDANLQAQQVDTMITNKVDVLILDAVDAKAIQNSVQKAVDAGIKVVAYDRLAEGPISAYTSFDNEKVGETQGQALLQALGSKADKKSKIVMVNGSVTDPNAAQFKAGAHKVLDGKVTIAKEYDTKEWSPDNANSEMEAAISAVGKKNIAGVYSANDGMAGGIITALNAAGIKVPVTGQDAELAGVQRIVAGTQYMSVYKPYAPEAEAAATMAVDLAQGKSLDSVAKDKVSSNSQKDVPSVLVPVTALTKDNIKDTVIKDGVYTAADICTADYKAACDKLGLK; via the coding sequence ATGCGTCGTGCCGCCGTTGCCATTGCCGCCGGTGCCATGGCGGTCTCGCTGGCCGCCTGTGGCAGTGCCAAGGAGTCGAAGGGCGGCAGCTCTTCCTCCTCGTCGCCGAAGAAGGGCGACAACATCAAGGTCGGTCTCCTGCTTCCGGAGAACAAGACCGCGCGTTACGAGAAGTTCGACCGCCCGCTGATCGAGAAGAAGATCAAGGAGCTGACGAACGGCAAGGCCACCATCCAGTACAACAACGCCCGGCAGGACGCGAACCTCCAGGCGCAGCAGGTCGACACCATGATCACCAACAAGGTGGACGTCCTGATCCTGGACGCGGTGGACGCCAAGGCCATCCAGAACTCGGTCCAGAAGGCCGTGGACGCCGGCATCAAGGTCGTCGCCTACGACCGCCTCGCCGAGGGCCCGATCAGCGCCTACACCTCGTTCGACAACGAGAAGGTCGGCGAGACCCAGGGCCAGGCCCTGCTGCAGGCGCTGGGCAGCAAGGCCGACAAGAAGTCGAAGATCGTCATGGTCAACGGCTCGGTCACCGACCCGAACGCCGCCCAGTTCAAGGCGGGCGCCCACAAGGTCCTCGACGGCAAGGTGACCATCGCCAAGGAGTACGACACCAAGGAGTGGTCGCCGGACAACGCCAACTCCGAGATGGAGGCGGCGATCTCCGCGGTCGGCAAGAAGAACATCGCGGGCGTCTACTCGGCCAACGACGGCATGGCCGGCGGTATCATCACCGCCCTCAACGCCGCGGGCATCAAGGTCCCGGTCACCGGCCAGGACGCCGAGCTCGCCGGTGTGCAGCGCATCGTCGCCGGCACCCAGTACATGAGCGTCTACAAGCCGTACGCCCCCGAGGCCGAGGCCGCCGCCACGATGGCCGTCGACCTGGCCCAGGGCAAGTCGCTGGACTCCGTCGCCAAGGACAAGGTCTCCAGCAACTCCCAGAAGGACGTCCCCTCGGTGCTCGTCCCGGTCACCGCGCTGACCAAGGACAACATCAAGGACACCGTCATCAAGGACGGCGTCTACACCGCGGCCGACATCTGCACCGCCGACTACAAGGCGGCCTGCGACAAGCTCGGCCTGAAGTAA
- a CDS encoding ROK family transcriptional regulator produces the protein METPGSQSSLHRANLERVVRAVRLAGSLTQAEIARTTGLSAATVSNIVRELKDGGTVEVTPTSAGGRRARSVSLSGDAGIVIGVDFGHTHLRVAIGNLAHQVLAEESEPLDVDASADQGFDRAEELVSRLIAATGVNRSKVAGVGLGVPGPIDVESGTLGSTAILPGWGGTKPAEEMRERLGVPVHVDNDANLGALGELVWGSGKGVRDLAYIKVASGVGAGLVIDGKIYRGPGGTAGEIGHITLDESGPVCRCGNRGCLETFAAARYVLPLLQPSHGPDLTMEGIVRLARDGDPGCRRVIADVGRHIGSGVANLCNLLNPSRVVLGGDLAEAGELVLGPIRESVGRYAIPSAARQLSVLPGALGGRAEVLGALALALSEMGDSTLLDGSLPMAAPAFT, from the coding sequence GTGGAGACTCCAGGGTCGCAGTCGTCGCTGCACCGAGCCAACCTGGAGCGGGTCGTACGGGCCGTGCGCCTGGCCGGATCCCTCACGCAGGCGGAGATCGCGCGGACGACCGGTCTGTCCGCCGCGACCGTCTCCAACATCGTGCGGGAGCTGAAGGACGGCGGAACCGTCGAGGTCACGCCCACGTCGGCGGGCGGGCGGCGGGCCCGCAGCGTCAGCTTGAGCGGGGACGCCGGGATCGTGATCGGCGTCGACTTCGGGCACACCCATCTGCGCGTCGCGATCGGGAACCTCGCCCACCAGGTGCTGGCCGAGGAGTCCGAGCCGCTCGACGTCGACGCCTCCGCCGACCAGGGCTTCGACCGGGCGGAGGAGCTGGTCAGCCGCCTGATCGCGGCGACCGGCGTGAACCGGTCCAAGGTGGCCGGCGTGGGGCTCGGCGTGCCGGGCCCGATCGACGTGGAGTCGGGCACGCTGGGGTCCACCGCGATCCTGCCCGGCTGGGGCGGCACCAAGCCCGCCGAGGAGATGCGCGAGCGGCTCGGCGTGCCGGTGCACGTGGACAACGACGCCAACCTGGGCGCCCTCGGCGAGCTGGTCTGGGGCAGCGGGAAGGGCGTGCGGGACCTCGCGTACATCAAGGTCGCCAGCGGTGTCGGCGCCGGTCTGGTGATCGACGGGAAGATCTACCGCGGTCCCGGCGGCACAGCTGGCGAAATCGGACATATTACACTCGATGAGTCCGGCCCGGTCTGCCGTTGCGGGAACCGCGGCTGCCTGGAGACGTTCGCGGCCGCGCGCTATGTGCTCCCGCTGCTCCAGCCCAGTCACGGCCCCGACCTGACCATGGAAGGCATCGTGCGGCTGGCCAGGGACGGAGATCCGGGCTGCCGCCGGGTGATCGCCGACGTCGGCCGCCACATCGGCAGCGGGGTGGCCAATCTCTGCAATCTGCTGAACCCGAGCCGCGTGGTCCTCGGCGGTGATCTCGCCGAGGCCGGTGAGCTGGTGCTCGGGCCGATCAGGGAGTCCGTCGGCCGCTACGCCATTCCCAGTGCGGCGCGCCAACTGTCCGTTCTTCCGGGGGCACTTGGCGGCCGTGCGGAGGTGCTCGGGGCGCTCGCCCTCGCCCTGAGCGAGATGGGCGATTCGACTCTTTTGGACGGGTCGCTGCCGATGGCGGCCCCCGCCTTCACTTAG
- a CDS encoding carbohydrate ABC transporter permease encodes MSALKETAPAPAGGPVAKAPVRSGDRHGEGVVLNVFSHGFLAVWALLIVLPLLWLVLSSFKTDAQIGGSAFGWPHDWSFDVFRRAWNKGIGDYFLNTVIVLVFSVPLTMLFGSMAAYVLARYQFWGNRLLYYFFVAGAMFPVFLALVPLFFMVKRLDMLNTYQGLVLVYIAYSMPFTVFFMHAFFRTLPTAVFEAAILDGASHTRTFFQVMLPMAKPGLISVGIFNTLGQWNQFILPTVLMQPQSGSDPERYVLTQGLIQLQQQQGYASDLPVLFAGVTIAMIPMLAVYLSFQRQVQAGLTSATLK; translated from the coding sequence ATGAGTGCACTCAAGGAGACCGCTCCCGCTCCGGCCGGCGGGCCCGTGGCCAAGGCGCCCGTCCGGTCCGGCGACCGGCACGGCGAGGGCGTGGTCCTGAACGTCTTCTCGCACGGCTTCCTCGCCGTGTGGGCGCTGCTGATCGTGCTGCCGCTGCTGTGGCTGGTGCTCAGCTCCTTCAAGACCGACGCCCAGATCGGCGGCTCCGCGTTCGGCTGGCCGCACGACTGGTCCTTCGACGTCTTCCGGCGGGCCTGGAACAAGGGCATCGGGGACTACTTCCTGAACACCGTGATCGTCCTGGTCTTCTCGGTGCCGCTGACCATGCTCTTCGGCTCCATGGCGGCGTACGTGCTGGCCCGCTACCAGTTCTGGGGCAACCGGCTGCTGTACTACTTCTTCGTCGCCGGCGCCATGTTCCCGGTGTTCCTGGCCCTCGTCCCGCTGTTCTTCATGGTCAAGCGGCTGGACATGCTGAACACCTACCAGGGCCTGGTCCTGGTCTACATCGCCTACTCGATGCCGTTCACGGTGTTCTTCATGCACGCCTTCTTCCGGACCCTGCCCACGGCGGTCTTCGAGGCGGCGATCCTCGACGGCGCCTCGCACACCCGGACCTTCTTCCAGGTGATGCTGCCGATGGCCAAGCCGGGCCTGATCAGCGTGGGGATCTTCAACACTCTGGGCCAGTGGAACCAGTTCATCCTGCCGACGGTGCTCATGCAGCCGCAGAGCGGCTCCGACCCCGAGCGCTATGTGCTCACCCAGGGCCTGATCCAGCTGCAGCAGCAGCAGGGATACGCCTCCGACCTGCCGGTTCTGTTCGCGGGTGTGACCATTGCGATGATCCCGATGCTGGCCGTCTACCTGTCCTTCCAGCGCCAGGTGCAGGCGGGTCTGACCTCGGCGACCCTGAAGTAG
- a CDS encoding carbohydrate ABC transporter permease produces MRKGQYRFVAGFLLVPVALYLIFVIWPYIQTFGYSLTDWKGQSQTFGFVGLDNYKALFQDDVFLEAIWHNIQFLIFIPVITILLALFFAFMLNAGGRGRAGGVQGVAGAKFYKIVYFFPQVLSLAILAVLFNAVYRSDGGGLLNGVLIKASLVDADNPVEWLNEPHLVLWALMVAVIWQGVGFYLVLFSAAMQSVPKDIYEAALIDGASRNQSFFRITLPLLWDTVQTAWVYLGIVAMDMFVLVSSMTQNMGAYGGGPDHHSDVMSTVMMRNFLYYGKSGYACAMGVVMLLLTLVLSVVTLRATRRERIEF; encoded by the coding sequence ATGCGCAAAGGGCAGTACCGGTTCGTCGCGGGGTTTCTCCTCGTTCCCGTGGCGCTTTATCTGATCTTCGTGATCTGGCCGTACATCCAGACGTTCGGCTATTCACTGACCGACTGGAAGGGCCAGTCCCAGACCTTCGGCTTCGTCGGTCTGGACAACTACAAGGCGCTGTTCCAGGACGACGTGTTCCTCGAGGCGATCTGGCACAACATCCAGTTCCTGATCTTCATCCCGGTCATCACCATTCTGCTCGCCCTGTTCTTCGCCTTCATGCTGAACGCGGGCGGGCGCGGCAGGGCCGGCGGGGTGCAGGGCGTCGCGGGGGCGAAGTTCTACAAGATCGTCTACTTCTTCCCGCAGGTGCTCTCGCTGGCGATCCTCGCCGTGCTGTTCAACGCGGTGTACCGCAGTGACGGCGGCGGTCTGCTCAACGGCGTCCTGATCAAGGCCAGCCTGGTCGACGCCGACAACCCGGTGGAATGGCTGAACGAGCCGCACCTGGTGCTCTGGGCGCTCATGGTCGCCGTCATCTGGCAGGGCGTGGGCTTCTACCTGGTGCTGTTCTCCGCCGCCATGCAGTCCGTCCCGAAGGACATCTACGAGGCCGCCCTGATCGACGGCGCCAGCCGCAACCAGTCCTTCTTCCGCATCACCCTGCCGCTGCTGTGGGACACCGTGCAGACCGCCTGGGTCTACCTCGGCATCGTCGCCATGGACATGTTCGTCCTGGTGTCCTCCATGACCCAGAACATGGGCGCGTACGGCGGCGGCCCCGACCATCACAGCGATGTGATGTCGACCGTGATGATGCGCAACTTCCTGTACTACGGCAAGAGCGGCTACGCCTGCGCCATGGGCGTGGTCATGCTGCTGCTCACCCTGGTCCTGTCCGTCGTCACGCTGCGCGCCACCCGCCGCGAGCGCATCGAGTTCTGA